ATAGTCATATTCCGCCCAGTGACTCATCTCATTAGCTGCATCCGCCATTCTCCTATTGACAACCTCGTCATTATCTTGAGCACGCGCGCGCAAGCGCCGTTCCAGTTCTTTTGTTGAGGGGGGGAGGATAAATACACTGACCAAATCTGATCGCGCAAGCTGGGCCAATTGTTGCGTTCCTTGCCAATCAATATCAAAAATAATATCCTTCCCACCATTTAAAGCATCTAACACTTGGCGCTTTGGTGTCCCATAGGAATACCCAAACACTTCCGCATGTTCCAGAAGCTCATCCTTTTCGACCTTTTCATGAAATTCATGACTCGTGACAAACACATAATCACGACCATCCACTTCCCCAGGCCGGCTGGGGCGCGTCGTAACCGAAATTGACGGGGTCAGCTCAGGCTCCAAATCAAGCAAACGGGTCGCAATGGTTGTCTTTCCAGCTCCCGAGGGAGAAGAGAGGACAAGCATAATGCCACGGCGGTGAATATTCTTCATCAAGATCTTATTTCCTTATTACGACGTTCCCCCCCTTAAGGTACCAATTTCTGAAGGGTTCGAAAATAGCAAAGTCAGCAATGCTTCAAACCCTCTCGATAAGTAGGATACTTTAGCTGAACCCCCAACGTTTCCTTTATTTTTTGATTGCTCACCCGTTTAAGATCTTTATAGAATTCTCGCATGGCCATCGAAAGATCCGCCTCTTCAATGGGAATCAACGGGGGGGCCTCTACTCCCAAAAGCGAACAACCATAGGCAATCACGTCCGCCGTTGAGGCTGGTTCATCATCCGCAAGGTTATATATGTCCCCCGGAAGAGGATTGGCCATGGAAGCCATCAAAACTGCGATAATGTCCTCAATGTGAATCCGTGAAAAGACATGGCCTGGTTTATCTATACGGACAGCAGACCCAGCCCGAATACTCTCTAACACGCTACGAGCAGGCCCATAAATACCGCTCAGACGAAAGATGTGAATTGGAAAGTCGGGGAATTGAGCTCGCTTCTCGAGCCATTGAGTTTCAGCGAGGAGACGTTGCCGACCCCGGAGTGAGATTGGATTTAATGAGGCATCTTCAGTCACCCAAGCCCCACGATGATCCCCATATACAGAGGTCGCCGACACATAGCCAATCCATTTTGAGGGAATCTTTTCAACAGCAACATGCCTCAAAACGATATCCCCCTCTTCGTCCGGTGGGATGGTGATAAGACTATGGGTGATGCCTTTAAAAGCCTCAGAAGGCAGCGGCGATTGACCGTCCCAAACAAGAGCGTCAAACCCCTCATCTTTTAAATTTTGAGCGTGGGAGTCGCTTCGGGTCGTTCCGACAACGCGCCATCCTTTTGCCATAAGGACGCGCCCTAAGGCTTTCCCCACATAACCGAGACCAAAGATGAAGAGACCTTCACGCGACACTAGAAATCTAGATTCTCATAATGACTGGAGGGTGCCCTTCCCGGCAATCGATCTGCCAACAATGCCCGGAAGCTGGGGCGAGATTTAATCCGCACGTACCAATCCTTCGCTAACTCGTGCTTATCCCAAGGCACATCCCCTAAATAATCAACGATTGATAAATGCGCTGCGGCTGCCACATCCGCTAAGGAAAACTCATCCCCCGCAAGCCATTTACGACGATCTACCAACCAAGAAATATAGGAGAGATGATCGTGGATGTTACCCTTTATCAATCGCAGAACCGCTGAATTTGGACCCGAGTGGTCATGATATAAGTCTTTTTTTAGCACCTTCTCAAGCAGAAGACTGACACTAACTTCTTGGGCAAACTTATCATCAAACCAAGCCGTCAATCGCCGCACTTCAGCGCGATGGGTAAGTCCAACGCCAACGAGAAGACGTTCAGGGTAAGCTTCATCCAAATATTCTGCAATGGCCATGCTATCAATAATCGCAGTGCCATTTAAATCCACCAACAAAGGGACTTTTCCTGCTGGATTTAATGTGATGAATTCCGGACGCTTCTCCCAGGTACGCTCAACTTCAAGTTCGAAATCAAGTTTCTTTTCGGCCAATATCAACCGAACTTTTCGGGAAAAGGGGCACAATGTATAATGATAAAGAGTACGCATACTGTTCAAAAAACCTTTTGGGACAAATCCTGTTGAAAACCATCTTAGTACGACTGTGCTTTTGAATAAAAGAGCCAATTCACAATTTTTTGAAGTTCCCATTGTCAACTAAGAGCTGGCTTTGCTACAACATATCTAACTTACCCTGTTTTCATTGAGAAGAGAGCCTGTGACATCTATTCCTAACCCTATTAATTCCGATCTTCCCCCTAAGGGACAGATGATTTTGGTTGGGCATCAAGAGGGCCATGACCAATTGAGGAAGGCTTTTCACAGCAATGCCATGCACCCCGTATGGCTCTTAAGTGGGGAACGGGGCATTGGTAAAGCCACACTGGCCTATACCATGGCTCGAGAGATTTTAGCCCACGAAGGACAGGATCCCACCACGATTGCCCGTCAGATTGTTCAAGGAACCTATCCTAATTTTCTATGCCTGGAGCGAACCTTAAATGCAGACGGAAAAATGCCTCGAGAAATTAATGTGGAGGAAGGCCGAAGAGTCAACGCTTTCTTGCGCCAAAGCGCGGCGATTCCAGGGTGGCGCGTGATCATTATTGATGCGGTGGATGAAATGAACCGCAGCGCGGCGAATGCCCTCTTGAAAATTTTAGAGGAACCACCTGCCAAAACCATATTTTTTCTCATTACCCATTCCTTGGGGCAAGTTCTGCCAACAATTCGTTCCCGCGCATGTATCCTGCAACTTCACCCTTTATCAGAAACAGAAATAGCGAAAAATCTAGGGTCCGCTGTCTCCCCAGACATTTTGCCCCTTGCTCGCGGAAGTATTGGACGTGCTGTCGCCTTACAACAAGCGGGGGGACAAAAACTTCTCGACCTGATCATCCAAGCCATGGGCGGTGCCTTGAAAGGCGATTGGCGCCATGCACAAAGTTTGACTGCGACTTTTGACAAGGACAATCCCAACTATGATGTTATGTTGGACTTGATCTTGTGGGCACTTCATCATCTAATTATACTTGCCCACCTTCCCATGCCAGATGCGCCCTCAAACGAAGGATTAAGCCACCTCACCAAACTGAGAGCCATGACCCACTGGGTTGACGCCTTTCAAAGAATAAGTCATTTCTTAGAAACCGCGCGAACCAGCCATTTGGATCGCAACCACGTTGTTATGGCCGTCTTTTTTATTATTGAAAATCCAACTGTCGGAGATGAATTTATTTATGGATCATTCTAAGAAGTTTTACATCGCTACGCCGATTTACTATGTAAACGACGTTCCCCATATTGGTCATTTATATACGACACTTGCCTGCGATATGATTGCGCGTTTCAAGAGCTTGGATGGATATAGCGTCAAATTCATCACCGGCACGGACGAACACGGCCAAAAAGTTGAAAAGGCGGCCATGACAGCTGGTAAAAACCCCAAAGAATTTGTGGACACAGTTTCTCAAAACTTTCGAGATTTGGCGACCTTCATGCAATTCAGCCACACCGACTTTGTCCGAACAACGGAGCCTCGTCATTACAAAGCCGCGCAACATATTTGGAAAGAGTTGTTAGATCGAGATGAAATATATCTCGGAGAATACGCTGGGTGGTACGCCATTCGGGACGAAACCTACTACCAGGAATCAGAAATCATCGATGGAAAAGCCCCAACGGGTGCCGATGTGGAATGGGTGACCGAACCTAGCTACTTCTTCCGCTTGTCAAAATGGCAGGAACCTCTCTTGAAGTTCTATAAAGAAAACCCTGATTTTATTGCACCTGATAGTCGTCGGAATGAAGTCTTACGGTTTGTTGAAGGGGGCTTGCATGATTTATCAGTTTCCAGAGCAAGCTTTAAATGGGGCGTCCCTGTCCCGGGAGATCCGGCTCACGTCATGTATGTGTGG
This region of Alphaproteobacteria bacterium genomic DNA includes:
- the gmk gene encoding guanylate kinase, producing the protein MKNIHRRGIMLVLSSPSGAGKTTIATRLLDLEPELTPSISVTTRPSRPGEVDGRDYVFVTSHEFHEKVEKDELLEHAEVFGYSYGTPKRQVLDALNGGKDIIFDIDWQGTQQLAQLARSDLVSVFILPPSTKELERRLRARAQDNDEVVNRRMADAANEMSHWAEYDYVIINHDLEQSVAQVRSILIAERLRRTRLPGVVDFVNGLRHSS
- a CDS encoding SDR family oxidoreductase, which codes for MSREGLFIFGLGYVGKALGRVLMAKGWRVVGTTRSDSHAQNLKDEGFDALVWDGQSPLPSEAFKGITHSLITIPPDEEGDIVLRHVAVEKIPSKWIGYVSATSVYGDHRGAWVTEDASLNPISLRGRQRLLAETQWLEKRAQFPDFPIHIFRLSGIYGPARSVLESIRAGSAVRIDKPGHVFSRIHIEDIIAVLMASMANPLPGDIYNLADDEPASTADVIAYGCSLLGVEAPPLIPIEEADLSMAMREFYKDLKRVSNQKIKETLGVQLKYPTYREGLKHC
- a CDS encoding glutathione S-transferase family protein; this translates as MNSMRTLYHYTLCPFSRKVRLILAEKKLDFELEVERTWEKRPEFITLNPAGKVPLLVDLNGTAIIDSMAIAEYLDEAYPERLLVGVGLTHRAEVRRLTAWFDDKFAQEVSVSLLLEKVLKKDLYHDHSGPNSAVLRLIKGNIHDHLSYISWLVDRRKWLAGDEFSLADVAAAAHLSIVDYLGDVPWDKHELAKDWYVRIKSRPSFRALLADRLPGRAPSSHYENLDF
- a CDS encoding AAA family ATPase; protein product: MTSIPNPINSDLPPKGQMILVGHQEGHDQLRKAFHSNAMHPVWLLSGERGIGKATLAYTMAREILAHEGQDPTTIARQIVQGTYPNFLCLERTLNADGKMPREINVEEGRRVNAFLRQSAAIPGWRVIIIDAVDEMNRSAANALLKILEEPPAKTIFFLITHSLGQVLPTIRSRACILQLHPLSETEIAKNLGSAVSPDILPLARGSIGRAVALQQAGGQKLLDLIIQAMGGALKGDWRHAQSLTATFDKDNPNYDVMLDLILWALHHLIILAHLPMPDAPSNEGLSHLTKLRAMTHWVDAFQRISHFLETARTSHLDRNHVVMAVFFIIENPTVGDEFIYGSF